In one Arachis duranensis cultivar V14167 chromosome 9, aradu.V14167.gnm2.J7QH, whole genome shotgun sequence genomic region, the following are encoded:
- the LOC107465873 gene encoding uncharacterized protein LOC107465873 — translation MTLRENTKSKYSVYQAKAGYLAKNRLRAVCKVKECGWVIFASKDRDDTCWQVKTFRDDHSCAREDKNRAANRNWVASKLVKKVRKYPNFRHCDANTFFKTKYDLSLNRNSISRALSDARNLVYGDEKAQYAMVRDYGETLLKTNPGSTVKICTIPQPNGDVIFEKMYVCLSGCKNGFKAGCRPLIGLDGAFLKTVFGGQILSAIGQDANHHIYVIAWAVVEVENTANWKWFLELLHADLGDYKTHGWCFISDMQKGLINAVQENFNKQWKDLELRGLLWDCARATTFEEFREHREKLKRLNPEAWAYLEKWPTHSWTRSQFSHKPKLDSICNNACEVFNAKIKEARRKPIITLLEEVRMTMAKNKLKLDNHVGILPPVIKSRLEKLRKESRQWQPIWAGDTGYEKFEVHGHPTHHVVDLGKRICTSQFWMLTGIPCVHACAAIARVNKWPEDFCHKLLTMESYKATYSHHINPLPGQQLWERSEANRPLAPLVKRKPGQLQTKRRKDADERGHSSKKCKPTTTLKRQLRPFTCKYCLQKGHTKRGCQKKKAAEAAEAEKKKAAKDPKAAAQNVTATATASATTTTSNAPQAATASATATGSGIATASATATATASIPAPATLVDVDAVPQILSVLQQHEQTRNTPTRLGKLPLRRNLPPPTGSASFNPMEGASEATAARLANFLKFVPTPGFKPPRKK, via the exons ATGACATTGCGAGAAAATACCAAATCCAAGTACTCTGTGTACCAAGCAAAGGCAGGATACCTTGCTAA GAATAGGCTTAGGGCAGTTTGCAAGGTGAAGGAATGTGGTTGGGTTATCTTTGCTTCCAAGGATCGAGACGATACCTGCTGGCAAGTGAAGACTTTCAGAGATGATCATAGCTGTGCAAGGGAGGATAAGAACAGAGCAGCCAATCGTAATTGGGTTGCTAGTAAGCTGGTGAAGAAAGTCAGAAAGTATCCCAACTTCAGGCATTGTGATGCAAACACCTTCTTCAAGACCAAGTATGATCTGTCATTGAATAGGAACTCGATCTCTAGGGCACTGTCTGATGCTAGAAACCTTGTATATGGTGATGAAAAGGCTCAGTATGCAATGGTGAGGGACTATGGGGAGACACTGCTGAAGACAAACCCGGGTTCAACTGTCAAAATTTGCACCATCCCACAGCCAAACGGTGATGTGATATTTGAGAAAATGTATGTGTGTTTAAGTGGCTGCAAGAATGGATTTAAGGCAGGATGTCGTCCACTCATTGGACTTGATGGTGCTTTCCTGAAAACTGTCTTTGGAGGGCAGATTCTCTCAGCTATTGGGCAGGATGCAAACCACCACATATATGTCATTGCTTGGGCAGTTGTAGAAGTTGAAAACACTGCCAACTGGAAGTGGTTCCTGGAACTACTGCACGCAGATTTGGGAGATTACAAGACACATGGTTGGTGTTTCATATCCGATATGCAAAAG GGACTCATAAATGCTGTACAGGAG AATTTCAACAAGCAATGGAAAGATCTGGAGCTAAGAGGGTTGTTATGGGATTGTGCACGAGCTACAACATTTGAGGAATTCAGGGAACATAGGGAAAAGTTAAAGAGGCTTAATCCGGAGGCATGGGCATACCTAGAAAAGTGGCCAACACATTCTTGGACAAGATCTCAGTTCAGTCACAAGCCAAAGTTAGACTCAATATGTAACAATGCGTGCGAAGTGTTCAATGCAAAGATTAAGGAAGCTAGGAGGAAGCCTATAATCACACTGCTGGAAGAGGTTAGGATGACGATGgccaaaaataaattgaagTTGGATAATCATGTGGGGATACTTCCCCCAGTGATCAAGAGCAGACTGGAGAAGCTGAGGAAGGAATCTAGGCAATGGCAACCAATCTGGGCTGGAGACACCGGATACGAGAAGTTCGAGGTACATGGACACCCTACACACCATGTAGTGGATCTGGGGAAAAGGATATGTACTTCTCAGTTTTGGATGCTAACAG GAATCCCATGTGTGCACGCATGCGCTGCTATTGCTAGGGTCAACAAGTGGCCAGAGGATTTCTGCCACAAGCTCCTCACAATGGAGTCCTACAAAGCCACTTACTCCCACCACATAAATCCTTTACCTGGCCAACAATTATGGGAAAGGTCTGAGGCCAACAGACCATTGGCACCTTTGGTTAAGAGGAAACCTGGACAGCTCCAAACCAAGAGAAGGAAGGATGCGGATGAGAGGGGTCACTCTAGCAAGAAGTGCAAGCCAACCACCACTCTGAAGAGACAGCTACGACCATTCACTTGCAAGTATTGCTTGCAGAAAGGTCATACAAAAAGAGGGTGTCAGAAGAAGAAGGCGGCTGAAGCTGCAGAGGCTGAGAAGAAGAAAGCTGCTAAAGACCCTAAGGCTGCTGCTCAGAATGTCACTGCAACTGCCACTGCGTCAGCTACAACAACTACTTCCAATGCACCTCAAGCTGCAACTGCCTCTGCTACTGCTACAGGCTCTGGAATTGCAACAGCGTCTGCTACTGCAACTGCTACTGCATCTATCCCTGCTCCTGCCACTCTTGTAGATGTGGAT GCTGTCCCTCAAATATTGTCTGTATTGCAGCAGCATGAACAAACCAGGAACACACCTACAAGACTTGGGAAACTGCCACTTAGAAGAAACTTACCTCCTCCAACTGGCTCTGCATCATTCAATCCAATGGAGGGAGCTAGTGAGGCAACTGCAGCAAGGCTTGCCAACTTTCTGAAGTTTGTACCCACCCCAGGGTTCAAACCGCCAAGAAAGAAGTGA